In Tursiops truncatus isolate mTurTru1 chromosome 19, mTurTru1.mat.Y, whole genome shotgun sequence, a genomic segment contains:
- the ZNF613 gene encoding zinc finger protein 613 isoform X2, which translates to MLENYSNLLSVGYQASKPDALSRLERGEPWPVEDEIHSRICPEMRKDDCLLQEDLQNQRCPKRMEQCHEHNALGNIVHQSKSNFPLRQNHDMLDFHGKTLKSNLSLVNQNRSYGVKNPLGDGESFLHAKHEQFHSEMKFTECGSSMNTNSQFIKHLGTQKINKPHLCTECGKAFIKKSRLIDHQRVHTGEKPHGCSICGKAFSRKSRLTEHQKTHIGEKRYTCTECDKAFPKKSRLLIHQKTHTGEKPYVCEECGKGFIKKSRLINHQRVHTGEKPHGCSLCDKAFSRKSRLIEHQRTHTGEKPYECTECDKAFRWKSQLNAHQKTHTGEKSYICSDCGKGFIQKGNLIVHQRTHTGEKPYMCNECGKGFIQKGNLLIHQRTHTGEKPYVCTECGKGFSQKTCLISHQRFHTGKTPFVCTECGKSCSHKSGLINHQRIHTGEKPYACSDCGKAFRDKSCLNRHRRTHTGERPYGCTDCGKAFSHLSCLVYHKGMLHAREKRGDSVKLENSFSESPSSSRSSDIVQGENPVNVVSVHTPSVAAETPFHSDGFLADRNVVALVGQPGATGAVSADNSICTEEKPNECSECGSTFSDQLCHILHHRKHTEINCDTVKVENP; encoded by the coding sequence aAATGAGGAAAGATGACTGTCTTCTGCAGGAGGACTTGCAAAATCAAAGATGTCCAAAAAGAATGGAACAATGTCACGAACATAATGCACTTGGAAACATTGTTCATCAGAGCAAAAGTAACTTTCCTTTAAGGCAAAATCATGATATGTTGGACTTTCATGGGAAAACACTGAAATCAAATTTAAGTTTAGTCAACCAGAACAGAAGCTATGGAGTAAAGAACCCTCTTGGAGATGGGGAATCCTTCCTCCATGCAAAGCATGAGCAATTTCATAGTGAAATGAAGTTTACTGAATGTGGAAGTTCTATGAACACAAATTCACAGTTCATCAAGCATTTAGGAACTCAGAAGATAAATAAACCCCACTTATGCActgaatgtgggaaagctttcaTCAAGAAGTCCCGCCTCATCGATCATCAGAGAGTGCACACAGGAGAAAAACCTCATGGATGCAGTATATGTGGGAAAGCCTTCTCCAGAAAGTCCAGGCTCACTGAACACCAGAAAACCCATATAGGAGAGAAACGGTATACATGCACTGAATGTGACAAAGCCTTCCCCAAGAAATCACGGCTGCTTATTCATCAGAAAACTCATacaggagaaaaaccctatgTATGCGAGGAATGTGGAAAAGGCTTCATCAAGAAGTCTCGgctcattaatcatcagagagttcatacaggagagaaacctcATGGGTGCAGTCTATGCGACAAAGCATTCTCCAGGAAGTCCCGGCTCATCGAACATCAGAGAACTCATAcgggagaaaaaccatatgaatgCACCGAATGTGACAAAGCCTTCCGCTGGAAATCACAGCTTAATGCACACCAGAAAACTCATACAGGAGAGAAATCATATATATGCAGTGATTGTGGAAAAGGCTTCATTCAGAAGGGCAATCTCATTGTACATCAGcgaactcacactggagagaaaccctatatGTGCAATGAATGTGGAAAAGGCTTCATCCAGAAGGGCAATCTCCTCATACATCAAcgaactcacactggagagaaaccctatgtaTGCACTGAATGTGGGAAAGGCTTCAGCCAGAAAACATGCCTCATCTCACATCAGAGATTTCACACTGGAAAGACTCCCTTTGTATGTACTGAATGTGGAAAATCGTGTTCACACAAGTCTGGCCTCATTaaccatcagagaattcacacaggagagaaaccctacgCATGCAGTgactgtgggaaagccttcagggATAAGTCGTGCCTCAATAGACATCGGAGAACTCATACAGGAGAGAGACCCTATGGATGCACTGACTGTGGGAAAGCCTTCTCCCACTTGTCATGCCTCGTGTACCACAAAGGGATGCTGCATGCAAGAGAGAAACGTGGAGATTCAGTCAAGTTGGAAAATTCTTTCTCAGAGAGTCCCAGCTCATCACGTTCGAGTGATATTGTACAGGGGGAAAACCCTGTTAATGTGGTGAGCGTGCACACACCTTCTGTGGCAGCTGAGACTCCATTCCACAGTGATGGGTTCCTAGCAGATAGGAATGTAGTAGCCCTTGTGGGACAGCCAGGTGCCACAGGTGCAGTGTCAGCAGATAATAGCATTTGCACGGAAGAAAAACCTAATGAATGCAGTGAGTGTGGTAGCACCTTCAGTGATCAATTATGTCATATTTTGCATCacagaaaacacacagaaataaactgtgatacagtGAAGGTGGAAAACCCTTGA